The DNA window ACCAGGGCGTCGACGTGGACTCCTGCGCGACGTTGTCGCACGACATCGGCGTGGTGCTCGACCGGGCCGACACCGTGCCAGGGCGGTACATCCTGCAGGTGTCGTCCCCCGGAGTGGATCGCCCGCTGGTCACCCGCCGCGACTTCGCCCGCAACGTCGGTCGGCCGGTGCGGGTGGTGACCCGGCCGGAGACGTCGTCCCCGTCGGAGCTGACAGGCGTGGTCGTCGCCGTGGACGA is part of the Actinomycetota bacterium genome and encodes:
- a CDS encoding ribosome maturation factor RimP, which produces MAAQRDTALEAQVRDLAEPLAAAAELELVDVEVKGHPGSRLVRLVVDADQGVDVDSCATLSHDIGVVLDRADTVPGRYILQVSSPGVDRPLVTRRDFARNVGRPVRVVTRPETSSPSELTGVVVAVDDEAVTLEVDDAAVSVPLVDVQYARVALPW